One window from the genome of Pseudonocardia hierapolitana encodes:
- a CDS encoding YbdD/YjiX family protein, producing the protein MTTLARAWRGVRWYLRELTGETQYDRYVERHAREHAGTPPLSRREFERRRIDGQEPKPGSRCC; encoded by the coding sequence GTGACCACCCTCGCGAGGGCGTGGCGGGGCGTGCGCTGGTACCTGCGCGAGCTCACCGGCGAGACGCAGTACGACCGCTACGTGGAGCGGCACGCCCGCGAGCACGCCGGCACTCCGCCGCTCTCCCGGCGGGAGTTCGAGCGCCGTCGGATCGACGGGCAGGAGCCCAAGCCGGGCAGCCGCTGCTGCTGA
- a CDS encoding siderophore-interacting protein, which produces MGAPDLLTARVQAVRTLCPNMIRIVLGGGDLASYVPAGVPDEAVALWFRGAGPSAEPIGRNYSVRAFDTARAEMTIDFVVHDGGAAAQWAKRATPGDEVEISRPRSWYRPAPDTEWLLLVADLAGLPALARILEERDPAVPAHAIVEVIDEQELAMLPEAPGVTVDCSTGTGNGVAPSVLSDRVRAHPLPPGTGYAWFAGEAGEARQVRKFLRTDHGWSRDRLDAIGYWRVEAERWTARYERVQNELIAVYRGALEAGRSEKEASELYDDALERAGL; this is translated from the coding sequence ATGGGCGCCCCGGACCTGCTCACCGCTCGCGTGCAGGCGGTGCGCACGCTGTGCCCCAACATGATCCGGATCGTCCTCGGCGGCGGTGACCTCGCCTCGTACGTCCCGGCCGGCGTGCCGGACGAGGCGGTCGCTCTCTGGTTCCGGGGCGCGGGCCCATCGGCCGAGCCGATCGGCCGGAACTACAGCGTCCGCGCCTTCGACACCGCCCGTGCCGAGATGACCATCGACTTCGTCGTGCACGACGGCGGCGCGGCGGCCCAGTGGGCCAAGCGGGCCACCCCCGGTGACGAGGTGGAGATCAGCCGGCCGCGCAGCTGGTACCGGCCGGCACCGGACACCGAGTGGCTACTGCTCGTCGCCGACCTCGCCGGCCTCCCGGCACTGGCCCGGATCCTCGAGGAGCGGGACCCGGCCGTACCGGCGCACGCCATCGTCGAGGTGATCGACGAGCAGGAGCTCGCCATGCTGCCGGAAGCACCGGGCGTCACCGTGGACTGCAGCACCGGCACCGGCAACGGGGTCGCCCCGAGCGTGCTGTCCGATCGGGTCCGCGCCCATCCCCTGCCCCCGGGCACCGGGTACGCCTGGTTCGCCGGCGAGGCGGGTGAAGCCCGGCAGGTCCGCAAGTTCCTGCGCACCGACCACGGCTGGAGCCGGGACCGGCTCGACGCCATCGGCTACTGGCGCGTCGAGGCCGAGCGCTGGACGGCGCGCTACGAGCGCGTGCAGAACGAGTTGATCGCCGTCTACCGGGGCGCGCTCGAGGCCGGGCGCAGCGAGAAGGAAGCGAGCGAGCTGTACGACGACGCCCTCGAGCGGGCCGGCCTCTGA
- a CDS encoding NAD(P)(+) transhydrogenase (Re/Si-specific) subunit beta → MDALVAILYIIAFSLFIYGLMGLTGPKTAVRGNWIAAAGMALAVVATLLQVEHNWLLIVVGLVVGTALGVPSARQVKMTAMPQMVALFNGVGGGAVALIAWSEFRTTDGFLAEPGHVIVASMFAAIVGSISFWGSLIAFGKLQEILPGRPIGLGKAQQFVNGLLLLGAVVCAVVAGMGGAPQIWIVGLLVLAAVLGVLVVLPIGGADMPVVISLLNALTGLSAAAAGLALDNTAMIVAGMIVGASGSILTNLMATAMNRSIPAIVAGGFGGTTTLPGADDGVERTVKSTSAADAAIQMAYAAQVIVVPGYGMAVAQAQHAVKEMADLLEAKGVEVKYAIHPVAGRMPGHMNVLLAEADVSYDALKEMDEINGEFTRTDVTLVIGANDVTNPAARTDPSSPIHGMPILNVDESKSVIVLKRSMSSGFAGIDNPLFYAENTSMLFGDAKKSVSEVTEELKAL, encoded by the coding sequence ATGGACGCTCTCGTCGCGATCCTCTACATCATCGCGTTCTCGCTCTTCATCTACGGCCTGATGGGCCTCACCGGCCCGAAGACGGCGGTGCGCGGCAACTGGATCGCCGCCGCCGGCATGGCGCTCGCGGTGGTGGCCACGCTGCTGCAGGTGGAGCACAACTGGCTGCTGATCGTGGTCGGCCTCGTGGTCGGCACGGCACTGGGCGTGCCGTCCGCCCGGCAGGTGAAGATGACCGCGATGCCGCAGATGGTGGCGCTGTTCAACGGCGTCGGCGGCGGGGCGGTGGCGCTCATCGCGTGGTCGGAGTTCCGCACCACGGACGGCTTCCTCGCCGAGCCCGGTCACGTGATCGTGGCGTCGATGTTCGCAGCGATCGTCGGGTCGATCTCGTTCTGGGGCTCGCTGATCGCCTTCGGCAAGCTGCAGGAGATCCTCCCGGGGCGCCCCATCGGGCTGGGCAAGGCGCAGCAGTTCGTCAACGGCCTCCTGCTGCTCGGCGCGGTCGTCTGCGCAGTCGTGGCCGGTATGGGCGGGGCACCGCAGATCTGGATCGTCGGCCTGCTGGTGCTGGCTGCGGTGCTCGGCGTGCTGGTGGTGCTGCCGATCGGCGGCGCCGACATGCCGGTGGTGATCTCGCTGCTCAACGCCCTCACCGGGCTCTCGGCCGCTGCCGCCGGCCTCGCGCTGGACAACACCGCCATGATCGTCGCCGGCATGATCGTCGGGGCGTCCGGCTCGATCCTGACCAACCTGATGGCCACGGCGATGAACCGTTCCATCCCGGCGATCGTCGCGGGCGGGTTCGGTGGCACCACCACGCTGCCCGGGGCGGACGACGGTGTGGAGCGCACCGTGAAGTCGACGTCCGCAGCCGACGCTGCGATCCAGATGGCGTACGCGGCGCAGGTGATCGTCGTGCCCGGGTACGGCATGGCCGTGGCACAGGCGCAGCACGCCGTGAAGGAGATGGCCGACCTGCTGGAGGCCAAGGGCGTGGAGGTCAAGTACGCCATCCACCCCGTGGCCGGCCGGATGCCGGGGCACATGAACGTGCTGCTCGCCGAGGCCGACGTCTCCTACGACGCGCTCAAGGAGATGGACGAGATCAACGGCGAGTTCACCCGCACCGACGTCACGCTGGTGATCGGGGCGAACGACGTCACCAACCCCGCCGCCCGCACCGACCCGAGCTCACCCATCCACGGGATGCCGATCCTCAACGTCGACGAGTCGAAATCGGTGATCGTGCTCAAGCGCTCGATGAGCAGCGGCTTCGCCGGCATCGACAACCCCCTGTTCTACGCCGAGAACACCTCCATGCTCTTCGGCGACGCGAAGAAGAGCGTCTCCGAGGTGACCGAGGAGCTCAAGGCGCTCTGA